The Corvus cornix cornix isolate S_Up_H32 chromosome 12, ASM73873v5, whole genome shotgun sequence genome includes a window with the following:
- the SLC26A6 gene encoding solute carrier family 26 member 6 — protein MAAEMALSHRAPREVLSEAELEEVAQRKPPAKLSLRRYLHKTRCSGSAAKSLLFRFLPFLRWLPRYPIKDWLLGDIVSGFSVGIMHLPQGLAYALLAGLPPVTGLYSSFYPVFLYFFFGTSRHNSVGPFAVISVMIGSLTESLLPSENFLESVNGTNATVNEELRDASRVELVATITVLTGVFQVALGLLQFGFVVTYLSDPLVRGYTTASSVHVLVSQLKNVFGVSQSEQSGPLSLFVTIIDLCKKLPDTNVGTLVTAIIAIVAILIVKELNHKFAAKLPMPIPIELITIIVSTGISYGVNLNDKFGISVVGNIPSGLKPPVAPNISYFGQVVGNAFAIAVVGYAICISLGKIFALKHGYKVDSNQELIALGLSNFLGGFFQCFAISCSMSRSLVQESTGGNSQVAGVISSLVILVTILKIGELFRDLPKAILAAIIIANLKGMFKQFSDLCTLWKSNRVDLLVWIVTFVATLLLNLDIGLAVSVAFGLLTVIFRTQLPHYSVLGRISDTDVYRDVAEYEMAQEVPGVKIFRSSSTIYFANVELYAEALKKKSGINVDRLIQKKKKALKKLQKQQKKLEKEKAKREKNTEDGPGVSVIELSAGDSSAPSEPTLHSLGLPQPSFHTVILDFSPVSFVDTVSIKILKNIFRDFHEIEVDVFIASCPVSVLAQLERGNFFSSAITKHSFFPSVHDAVVHISRERRQASVDHSTRM, from the exons ATGGCAGCAGAGATGGCCCTGAGCCACCGAGCGCCCCGTGAGGTGCTGAGTGAGGCTGAACTGGAGGAGGTGGCGCAGAGGAAACCTCCCGCCAAGCTCTCTCTGCGTCGCTATCTCCACAAGACCAG ATgctcgggctctgctgccaagTCCCTGCTGTTCCgcttcctgcccttcctgcgCTGGCTGCCCCGCTACCCTATCAAGGACTGGCTCCTGGGGGACATTGTTTCGGGCTTCAGTGTGGGCATCATGCACCTGCCCCAGG GGCTTGCCTATgcactgctggctgggctgcCACCTGTCACAGGTCTCTACTCCTCCTTTTACCCCGTCTTCCTCTACTTCTTCTTCGGAACGTCGAGGCACAACTCCGTGG GTCCCTTCGCCGTCATCTCCGTCATGATCGGGAGCTTGACAGAGTCCCTGCTGCCCAGTGAGAACTTCCTGGAGTCCGTCAATGGCACCAATGCGACGGTCAATGAGGAATTGCGGGACGCCTCCAGGGTGGAGTTGGTGGCCACCATCACTGTCCTGACGGGTGTCTTCCAG GTGGCCCTGGGCCTCCTGCAGTTTGGATTCGTGGTGACCTACCTTTCAGACCCGCTGGTGCGTGGCTACACCACTGCTTCCTCTGTGCACGTCCTTGTCTCCCAGCTCAAGAATGTTTTTGGAGTCTCCCAGAGCGAGCAGTCAGGACCACTCTCACTGTTTGTG ACCATCATCGATCTCTGCAAGAAGCTGCCAGATACCAATGTGGGCACCCTGGTGACTGCCATCATTGCCATTGTGGCCATCTTAATTGTGAAAGAGCTCAACCACAAGTTTGCTGCCAAATTGCCCATGCCCATCCCCATCGAGCTTATCACG ATCATCGTTTCCACCGGCATCTCCTATGGTGTCAACCTGAATGACAAGTTTGGCATCTCCGTGGTGGGCAACATCCCCAGCGG GTTGAAGCCACCTGTGGCCCCTAACATCAGCTACTTTGGGCAGGTGGTGGGCAATGCCTTTGCCATTGCTGTGGTAGGCTACGCCATCTGCATCTCCCTGGGAAAAATCTTTGCCCTGAAACATGGCTACAAAGTGGATAGCAACCAG gagctgatTGCATTGGGCCTCTCCAACTTCCTGGGAGGCTTCTTCCAGTGTTTTGCCATCAGCTGCTCCATGTCGAGGAGCCTGGTACAGGAGAGCACAGGGGGCAACAGCCAG GTAGCTGGTGTCATCTCATCCCTGGTCATCCTGGTGACCATCCTGAAGATTGGAGAGCTCTTCCGGGACCTGCCCAAG GCCATCTTGGCTGCCATCATCATCGCCAACCTCAAGGGCATGTTCAAGCAGTTCAGTGACCTCTGCACTCTCTGGAAGTCCAACCGGGTGGACCTG CTGGTCTGGATTGTGACATTTGTGGCCACCCTCCTGCTGAACTTGGACATCGGCCTGGCGGTCTCAGTGGCCTTCGGGCTGCTCACGGTCATCTTCCGTACCCAGCT cccccactaCTCCGTCCTGGGGCGCATATCGGACACTGATGTCTACCGGGATGTGGCGGAATATGAGATG GCACAGGAGGTCCCTGGCGTGAAGATCTTCCGCTCTTCCTCCACCATCTATTTTGCCAATGTGGAGCTGTACGCTGAGGCCCTGAAGAAGAAG AGTGGCATCAATGTGGACCGCCTGAttcagaagaagaagaaggcCCTCAAGAAGctccagaaacagcagaagaaactggagaaggaaaaggcaaagagggaaaag aACACAGAAGACGGTCCAGGGGTGTCAGTGATTGAGTTGAGTGCGGGGGACAGCAGTGCCCCCTCAGAACCCACCCTGCACAGCCTAGGGCTGCCTCAGCCCAGCTTCCACACCGTCATCTTGGACTTCAGCCCTGTCAGCTTCGTGGACACTGTCTCCATCAAGATCCTGAAGAAT ATCTTCAGAGATTTCCATGAGATAGAAGTCGACGTCTTCATTGCCAGCTGCCCGG TATCCGTCCTGGCCCAGCTGGAGCGGGGCAACTTCTTCAGTTCAGCCATCACCAAGCACTCCTTCTTTCCCTCGGTGCATGATGCAGTGGTGCACATCAGCAGGGAGAGGCGCCAGGCCTCG GTGGACCACAGCACCAGAATGTAG
- the LOC104683469 gene encoding cytochrome b-c1 complex subunit 1, mitochondrial, whose product MAARSVCRAGSAAGRALLWGPRPSAALLTLTRKRGAATYAQTLQNIPETQVTTLENGLRVASEESNQPTCTVGLWIEAGSRYEDAKTNGAGFFVEHMAFKGTKKRPGSAFEKEVESLGAHLNGYTSREQTAFYIKALSKDMPKVVELLSDLVQNCALEDSQIERERGVILQELKEMDSNLADVTFDYLHATAYQGTALAHTVEGTTENIKRLTRADLASYIDTYFRAPRMVLAAAGGISHRELVDAAKQHFTGMPVTSKEGSVPALAHCRFTGSEIRARDDALPLAHIALAVEGPGWADPDNVVLNVANAIIGRYDRTFGGGKNQSNRVAALAAEHNLCHSFEPFNTSYSDTGLFGFHFVSDPLSIDDMMFCAQGEWMRLCTSTTESEVTRAKNYLRNAMVAQLDGTTRVCENIGSHLLHYGRRIPLEEWDARISAVDARMVRDVCSKYIYDKCPAVAAVGPIEQLLDYNRIRSAMYWIRL is encoded by the exons ATGGCGGCGCGCTCGGTGTGCCGGGCGGGCagcgcggccgggcgggcgctGCTGTGGGGCCCGCGCCCCTCC gcaGCTTTATTGACTTTGACAAGGAAGCGAGGGGCTGCCACCTATGCCCAGACACTCCAGAACATCCCTGAAACCCAGGTCACCACCCTGGAGAACGGCCTCCGTGTAGCCTCAGAGGAGTCCAATCAGCCAACCTGCACG GTGGGTTTGTGGATCGAGGCTGGGAGCCGCTATGAAGATGCGAAGACCAACGGGGCCGGTTTCTTTGTGGAACATATGGCCTTTAAG GGCACTAAGAAGCGTCCTGGCTCAGCCTTTGAGAAGGAAGTGGAGAGTCTGGGTGCTCACCTGAACGGGTACACCTCCCGTGAGCAGACTGCCTTTTACATAAAAGCCTTGTCCAAGGACATGCCCAAAG TTGTAGAGCTTCTGAGCGACCTTGTGCAGAATTGTGCGCTGGAGGATTCTCAGATCGAGAGGGAGCGTGGTGTCATCCTTCAGGAGTTGAAGGAAATGGACAGCAATCTGGCAGATGTCACCTTTGATTACCTTCATGCCACTGCTTACCAGGGGACTGCGCTGGCCCACACTGTTGAAGGGACCACAGAGAACATCAA GCGGCTGACTCGAGCAGATCTGGCTTCATATATTGATACTTACTTCAGAGCACCTCGTATggtcctggcagctgctggag GTATTTCCCACAGAGAGCTGGTAGATGCAGCTAAGCAACACTTCACTGGGATGCCTGTTACATCCAAGGAGGGTTCTGTGCCTGCTCTTGCACACTGTCGCTTCACAGGGAGTGAG ATCCGTGCCAGAGATGATGCTCTGCCCCTTGCTCATATTGCTCTTGCCGTGGAGGGGCCAGGATGGGCTGATCCCGACAACGTGGTCCTCAATGTGGCTAATGCTATCATAGGGCGCTACGACCGCACTTTTGGAGGTGGGAAG AATCAGTCTAACAGGGTGGCTGCGCTTGCTGCGGAGCATAATCTCTGCCACAGTTTCGAGCCATTCAACACCTCTTACTCAGACACCGGCCTCTTCGgtttccattttgtttctgaCCCTCTGTCCATAGATGATATGATGTTTTGTGCTCAGGGGGAGTG GATGCGTCTGTGCACCAGTACCACAGAGTCAGAGGTGACAAGAGCCAAGAACTATCTCCGAAATGCCATGGTGGCTCAGCTGGATG GTACCACACGAGTGTGTGAGAATATTGGAAGCCATCTCTTGCACTACGGACGCCGTATCCCTCTGGAGGAGTGGGATGCCAGGATTTCT GCCGTTGATGCAAGAATGGTGAGAGATGTCTGCAGTAAATACATTTATGACAAATGCCCGGCAGTTGCAGCAGTTG GTCCCATTGAACAGCTCTTGGATTACAACCGCATCCGCAGTGCCATGTACTGGATCCGTCTCTAG